In one window of Clavelina lepadiformis chromosome 4, kaClaLepa1.1, whole genome shotgun sequence DNA:
- the LOC143453407 gene encoding uncharacterized protein LOC143453407 isoform X3: MCQPSTVKNLDFVASKFGDFLQTFQARYKKGFGFASPGRDIINDGGRVGGIELSGIEDHALVTSSGTT; the protein is encoded by the exons ATGTGTCAGCCTTCCACTGTGAAAAACTTAGATTTTGTCGCATCAAAGTTTGGTGACTTTTTGCAGACTTTCCAAGCCAG ATACAAGAAAGGATTTGGTTTTGCCAGTCCAGGACGTGACATCATCAACGATGGTGGCAGAGTTGGAGGTATCGAACTTTCTGGGATTGAAGATCATGCTCTAGTGACATCGAGTG GAACGACTTGA
- the LOC143453407 gene encoding 5-oxoprolinase-like isoform X2, translated as MAINKLNAPRAISKSAIIYSLRCMVGYDIPLNQGCLAPIPVNIPKWSILDPDIQISGRPQELPASPVHWRRRGFEEDSLLKQLNAVSVVY; from the coding sequence ATGGCGATAAACAAGTTGAACGCGCCAAGAGCGATCAGCAAGTCTGCCATCATCTACTCCCTCAGGTGCATGGTGGGCTACGACATCCCGCTTAACCAGGGCTGCCTCGCCCCTATCCCCGTCAACATACCCAAGTGGTCCATACTCGACCCCGATATCCAGATATCCGGTCGTCCTCAAGAACTTCCAGCTTCTCCCGTGCACTGGCGGAGACGGGGTTTTGAGGAAGATTCTCTTTTGAAACAACTTAACGCTGTCAGTGTCGTTTATTAA
- the LOC143453407 gene encoding uncharacterized protein LOC143453407 isoform X1 → MCQPSTVKNLDFVASKFGDFLQTFQARYKKGFGFASPGRDIINDGGRVGGIELSGIEDHALVTSSGKPPHVEKERLDFSCAHFGPDGGLVSNAPHIPGHLGAI, encoded by the exons ATGTGTCAGCCTTCCACTGTGAAAAACTTAGATTTTGTCGCATCAAAGTTTGGTGACTTTTTGCAGACTTTCCAAGCCAG ATACAAGAAAGGATTTGGTTTTGCCAGTCCAGGACGTGACATCATCAACGATGGTGGCAGAGTTGGAGGTATCGAACTTTCTGGGATTGAAGATCATGCTCTAGTGACATCGAGTGGTAAGCCACCACATGTCGAAAAA GAACGACTTGACTTCTCGTGCGCTCATTTCGGACCTGATGGTGGTCTTGTTTCCAACGCTCCTCACATTCCAGGCCATCTAGGGGCGATATAG